From the genome of Leptodactylus fuscus isolate aLepFus1 chromosome 1, aLepFus1.hap2, whole genome shotgun sequence, one region includes:
- the LOC142199998 gene encoding proteinase-activated receptor 1-like: MTGSFKSQEVSNHTAIYLSSKWLTMLVPSIYTMVVTVALPLNVMAILMFLLKIKNKTPAVVYMLNLAIADVLFVAMLPFNIVYRFSGNNWQIGEGMCRIVTAAFYCNMYCSILLMTSMSVDRYMAVVFPIRSRSWRTNNRAWLVCVFIWLVSIASAVPLLLTKQTIYIASLDVTTCHDVLELKDQQNFYMYYFTAMSSIFFFFPLVITIFCYIEIIRTLSKSTKDIRNSSKKTRAILLTAIVLTVFIICFGPTNIFFLVHYLHFLDVYSESLYNAYILCTCISSTSSCLDPLIYYFVSSRCRKYVYSLLCCKTPNTLETKKTPKPLCSLILDYKFLLSRF; the protein is encoded by the exons ATGACAG GGTCTTTTAAGTCGCAGGAAGTTTCAAATCACACCGCAATCTACCTATCTAGTAAATGGTTGACGATGTTGGTACCATCGATCTACACTATGGTGGTCACTGTGGCTCTACCTCTAAATGTGATGGCAATTCTAATGTTTCTACTGAAGATAAAAAACAAGACGCCGGCAGTAGTCTATATGCTGAACTTGGCCATAGCTGATGTGCTTTTTGTTGCCATGCTGCCTTTCAACATTGTGTACAGATTCTCAGGGAACAACTGGCAAATCGGAGAAGGAATGTGCCGAATTGTGACTGCGGCATTTTACTGTAACATGTACTGCTCCATCCTGCTCATGACTAGTATGAGTGTGGACAGGTACATGGCCGTGGTGTTTCCAATACGCTCTCGTTCCTGGCGCACAAACAACCGGGCTTGGCTGGTGTGTGTCTTTATCTGGCTTGTATCGATAGCCAGTGCTGTCCCTCTTCTTCTTACCAAGCAAACTATTTATATTGCATCTCTGGACGTTACAACTTGCCATGATGTGCTGGAGCTAAAGGACCAACAGAACTTCTACATGTACTACTTCACCGCCATGTcttcaatttttttcttctttccattAGTTATTACAATCTTCTGTTACATTGAAATTATCCGAACCTTGAGTAAAAGCACAAAGGACATCAGAAATTCTTCTAAGAAGACAAGAGCTATTCTATTAACTGCCATAGTCCTTACTGTGTTCATTATTTGCTTTGGTCCTACAAACATCTTCTTTCTAGTACATTATCTGCACTTCCTTGATGTGTATTCTGAGTCTCTGTACAATGCATATATTCTGTGCACTTGTATCAGCAGTACAAGTAGTTGTCTAGATCCTTTAATTTATTACTTTGTGTCATCAAGATGTCGGAAATACGTATATAGTTTATTATGCTGTAAGACACCCAATACACTGGAAACCAAGAAGACACCCAAACCATTGTGCAGTTTAATATTAGACTACAAGTTTTTGCTTTCTAGATTTTAA